One segment of Rhodothermus bifroesti DNA contains the following:
- a CDS encoding undecaprenyl-diphosphate phosphatase: MSWWEALVLGLLQGLTEFLPVSSSAHLVLGQYLLGLNPGGVTFEVFVHFGTVLSIITVYRQRIGGLVLETLRVLPRPAQWVQAYQERESFRLAVWILITLIPTGLVYLLMGDWIEQTFEHPRFAAGMLLVTGTLLVLTRLRRHPKGDLSSIKAFVVGVAQSAAMLPGISRSGATICAAIYQNVRPERAADFSFLMLLPVVLGATLLKGLELLAQPDAIGMLPLLVGTIAAYGSGIAAIKLLLRIVRRGHLAYFAYYCFAVGLLGLWLIR; encoded by the coding sequence ATGTCTTGGTGGGAAGCTTTGGTTCTAGGTCTTTTGCAGGGACTGACCGAGTTCTTGCCGGTTTCATCCTCAGCGCACCTAGTCCTTGGACAGTATCTGTTGGGACTCAATCCCGGTGGCGTAACCTTTGAGGTGTTCGTCCACTTTGGCACGGTACTCAGTATCATCACAGTTTATCGGCAGCGCATCGGGGGGCTTGTGCTGGAGACCCTACGCGTTTTACCCCGCCCAGCGCAGTGGGTGCAGGCTTATCAAGAACGCGAATCCTTTCGGTTGGCGGTGTGGATTTTGATCACCTTAATTCCTACGGGACTGGTGTATCTTTTGATGGGTGATTGGATCGAGCAAACGTTTGAACATCCGCGTTTTGCAGCCGGCATGCTGCTGGTGACCGGAACGCTGCTGGTGCTGACGCGCTTGCGGCGTCATCCAAAGGGAGATCTTTCTTCGATAAAAGCGTTCGTGGTGGGCGTCGCCCAGTCGGCGGCCATGCTACCGGGCATTTCGCGCTCCGGAGCTACCATTTGTGCAGCAATTTATCAGAATGTTCGGCCCGAGCGGGCAGCAGATTTTTCCTTTCTGATGCTTTTACCCGTTGTGCTGGGCGCTACGCTGCTGAAAGGACTAGAGCTGCTCGCACAGCCTGACGCGATTGGTATGCTTCCGCTCCTTGTGGGTACCATAGCGGCCTATGGATCGGGCATTGCTGCCATCAAACTGCTGCTTCGCATTGTGCGGCGTGGACACCTGGCTTATTTTGCCTACTATTGTTTTGCTGTGGGGTTACTAGGACTTTGGCTTATCCGCTGA
- a CDS encoding Rqc2 family fibronectin-binding protein has product MLQTYYTLHALAEAWRRELRGSQLIDAFSQVRRELVLAFAQPKAQWMVRLSTGAFRYVFRVEGYHRARRNVATLFAAAHGRTLVDIRVAERDRVLFFELDDASYFQCWLYGPRPNVLWVGPDGRVRAAFAQDDAWRGQLAPAPCPAAAVDTFAAFQARWQPKGRTLTQAVAAAFPLFDALLAQEVIFRAGLEEQLPAECTEEALQRLYAAGSALETALQHPAPRLYRIDPWTTQFALIPLEHLAHLPCESFDSVDAAVHVATRRALAVKAFREAYLPLRQTFETALERLKQQQQMLAAALARPERAEQYARWGHLLMAQAHLVPTGAEMVALPDWFGDGSLVQIPLDPSRSVVENAQAYYERARAARQERETIQKRLEDVQRRLPRLEALRSELEAISSMPALRTFRQRYAAELAALGLAHSTRLQQTEPGFRRIPLGGGYEAWIGRNARENDALTFRYARPFDVWLHARDVPGSHVILRLPGRTHQPPRHVLEQAAALAAYFSKARGSYLVPVVAVPRKYVRKPRAAAPGTVVFEQETVLLVQPQPPEVLQTANF; this is encoded by the coding sequence ATGTTACAGACTTACTACACCCTGCATGCTTTGGCCGAAGCGTGGCGCCGCGAGCTGCGTGGCAGCCAGCTTATCGATGCTTTTTCGCAAGTGCGCCGTGAGCTGGTGTTGGCTTTTGCCCAACCGAAGGCCCAATGGATGGTGCGCCTCTCGACGGGGGCGTTCCGGTACGTTTTTCGCGTCGAAGGCTATCACCGAGCGCGTCGTAACGTGGCTACGCTATTTGCCGCAGCACACGGGCGCACCCTGGTGGATATCCGGGTGGCCGAACGAGACCGGGTGCTTTTTTTTGAACTGGACGACGCCTCTTACTTTCAGTGCTGGCTCTATGGGCCGCGGCCAAACGTGCTCTGGGTTGGACCAGATGGGCGGGTTCGAGCGGCTTTCGCGCAAGACGACGCCTGGCGTGGACAGCTGGCGCCAGCACCGTGCCCCGCTGCTGCAGTGGACACCTTTGCTGCGTTTCAAGCCCGTTGGCAGCCCAAAGGTCGCACGCTCACGCAAGCTGTGGCCGCCGCTTTCCCGCTGTTTGATGCACTGCTTGCGCAAGAAGTGATCTTTCGCGCTGGGCTGGAGGAACAGTTGCCCGCAGAATGTACGGAAGAGGCATTGCAACGTTTGTATGCCGCCGGTAGTGCACTTGAAACTGCACTGCAGCATCCGGCCCCTCGGCTTTACCGGATTGATCCGTGGACGACACAATTTGCCCTGATTCCCCTTGAGCATCTGGCGCACCTGCCCTGCGAAAGCTTTGATTCGGTCGATGCGGCGGTGCATGTGGCTACGCGTCGGGCCCTGGCCGTAAAGGCGTTTCGGGAAGCTTACCTACCGCTTCGGCAAACATTCGAAACAGCACTGGAGCGCCTCAAACAGCAGCAGCAGATGCTTGCGGCCGCACTCGCCCGGCCTGAACGTGCCGAGCAGTATGCGCGTTGGGGTCACTTGCTCATGGCCCAGGCGCACCTGGTGCCGACAGGCGCTGAAATGGTGGCGCTCCCCGATTGGTTTGGCGACGGTAGCTTGGTGCAGATCCCACTTGATCCCTCCCGCTCCGTCGTAGAAAATGCCCAGGCCTACTACGAACGTGCCCGAGCAGCCCGCCAGGAACGAGAGACAATCCAAAAACGCTTGGAAGACGTGCAGCGTCGGCTACCGCGACTAGAGGCGCTACGTAGCGAGCTGGAAGCAATTTCAAGCATGCCTGCGCTTCGCACGTTTCGGCAACGCTATGCTGCAGAACTTGCCGCGCTCGGCCTAGCGCACAGCACGCGTTTGCAGCAAACCGAACCTGGTTTTCGACGCATTCCACTGGGTGGGGGCTACGAGGCCTGGATTGGCCGAAACGCCCGAGAGAACGATGCACTCACGTTTCGCTATGCACGTCCGTTTGATGTGTGGCTACATGCACGGGACGTTCCAGGGTCCCATGTGATTTTGCGACTTCCTGGCCGTACCCATCAGCCCCCTCGACACGTGCTGGAACAGGCAGCCGCACTAGCAGCCTACTTTAGCAAAGCACGTGGAAGCTATCTGGTGCCTGTCGTTGCAGTTCCTCGCAAGTATGTGCGCAAACCACGTGCTGCTGCCCCAGGTACTGTCGTCTTCGAGCAAGAGACTGTACTCCTGGTCCAACCCCAGCCGCCCGAAGTGCTGCAGACAGCAAATTTTTAG
- a CDS encoding OsmC family protein — MQARLKYVEGLTFMGQGGSGHWTVLDAAHEGRPSGATGPMEMVLIALMGCSAMDVVSILQKMRAPLTDLQLEAQAERAETHPRVYTRIHLTYRVVGRGLKPEQVARAVQLSQEKYCSVSAMLRPTVPISYEVWIEDPETGQRQAVPLVKP, encoded by the coding sequence ATGCAGGCACGACTTAAATACGTTGAGGGCTTGACGTTTATGGGTCAAGGCGGCTCTGGGCATTGGACCGTACTCGATGCCGCACATGAGGGACGGCCATCGGGCGCAACAGGTCCGATGGAAATGGTTCTGATTGCGCTCATGGGGTGCTCGGCCATGGATGTGGTTTCCATACTCCAAAAAATGCGTGCGCCCCTTACTGATCTTCAGCTTGAGGCCCAAGCCGAACGTGCGGAGACCCATCCGCGGGTCTACACCCGCATTCATCTCACGTATCGCGTCGTTGGACGCGGGCTTAAGCCCGAACAGGTGGCCCGGGCCGTACAGCTTTCCCAAGAAAAGTACTGTTCGGTCAGTGCTATGCTGCGCCCTACCGTGCCCATTAGCTACGAAGTTTGGATTGAAGACCCGGAAACCGGACAAAGACAGGCGGTACCTTTGGTGAAACCCTAA
- a CDS encoding TrmH family RNA methyltransferase, with amino-acid sequence MLLMLATPEARLQQELHRILREKCDAQSVAKLACSFSPSQIVAWLQPFISAHRRQRIEQVLAGRTYTIVPVVEGLANTGNVSAVMRSAEALGYQAFGIIKGSVQKFKTSERTSQGADKWLDLWTWQTATEAAQALKAAGYRLVATTLENAAPIETFDFTVPTALVFGNELAGVSEELLKQADARCVIPLMGFTQSFNISVAAAIALYHAYRDRMARQGRHGDLPPVWQETLKAIFYLRSVRHAGKFLWARLKQENSACP; translated from the coding sequence ATGCTACTTATGCTAGCTACGCCAGAAGCGCGACTGCAACAAGAGCTGCATCGCATATTGCGAGAAAAATGCGATGCGCAGTCTGTGGCAAAGCTGGCCTGTAGTTTTTCCCCCAGCCAAATTGTGGCATGGCTTCAGCCGTTCATCAGTGCGCATCGCCGGCAGCGCATCGAGCAGGTGCTGGCAGGGCGCACCTATACCATTGTACCGGTCGTTGAAGGGTTAGCCAACACGGGCAATGTCAGCGCGGTGATGCGCTCGGCGGAAGCTTTAGGCTATCAAGCCTTTGGCATCATTAAGGGAAGCGTTCAAAAGTTCAAAACTTCTGAACGCACCAGCCAAGGCGCCGATAAGTGGTTGGACCTATGGACATGGCAAACAGCTACAGAGGCTGCCCAGGCACTTAAAGCCGCTGGCTACCGTCTGGTGGCTACTACGCTGGAAAATGCAGCCCCTATCGAGACCTTTGATTTTACGGTGCCCACCGCGCTGGTCTTCGGCAATGAGCTAGCGGGGGTGTCGGAGGAATTGTTAAAACAGGCCGACGCGCGATGCGTCATTCCCCTGATGGGCTTTACGCAAAGTTTTAACATTTCCGTAGCCGCAGCTATTGCGCTTTACCATGCCTATCGCGATCGCATGGCGCGGCAAGGACGGCACGGCGATTTGCCACCGGTTTGGCAAGAAACCCTAAAGGCGATCTTCTACTTGCGCAGCGTGCGCCATGCGGGTAAGTTTCTCTGGGCACGCTTAAAGCAGGAAAACAGTGCTTGCCCCTAA
- a CDS encoding SDR family oxidoreductase: MELQDKVAVVTGASSGLGRAFAIALVHKGAQVYGLARRAERLNALQSELGSRFHPVVCDVTHANEVEAAFQRIVREAGRLDILINNAGLGKLGAVDQLSLEDWDVQMNTNLRGVFLCTRAAVPQMKKQNAETGFGGHIINIASVAGLVGNPNLSAYNATKFGVRGFSEAIMQELRHHGIKVTCVYPGSVATAFFEVSGMRGADHPVTPEQVAQTVLHVLETDDNYLISEVVIRPLRPR; encoded by the coding sequence ATGGAATTGCAGGATAAAGTAGCCGTTGTTACGGGTGCCAGCAGTGGTCTTGGCCGTGCATTTGCTATTGCCTTGGTGCACAAAGGAGCTCAGGTATATGGTTTGGCCCGGCGTGCCGAACGCCTGAACGCCCTGCAGAGCGAACTAGGCTCCCGTTTTCACCCGGTTGTCTGCGACGTAACCCATGCGAACGAGGTAGAGGCCGCCTTCCAACGTATTGTGCGAGAAGCAGGCCGCCTAGACATTCTGATCAACAATGCTGGGTTGGGCAAGCTAGGGGCCGTCGACCAGCTCTCGCTGGAGGACTGGGACGTGCAGATGAACACCAATCTGCGAGGTGTTTTTCTTTGTACCCGTGCGGCTGTACCACAAATGAAAAAACAAAACGCTGAGACGGGTTTTGGTGGGCACATCATCAATATCGCTTCAGTGGCCGGCTTGGTGGGGAATCCTAACCTGAGCGCTTACAATGCCACCAAGTTTGGCGTGCGGGGCTTTAGCGAAGCGATCATGCAGGAACTGCGCCACCACGGCATCAAGGTAACCTGCGTGTATCCCGGTTCGGTTGCTACAGCATTTTTCGAGGTGTCGGGCATGCGCGGAGCCGACCATCCAGTTACACCTGAGCAGGTGGCGCAAACCGTTTTGCACGTGCTGGAAACAGACGACAACTACCTGATCTCGGAAGTCGTCATCCGGCCGCTGCGACCCCGGTAA
- a CDS encoding acetylxylan esterase: MHRCALLFIGLGIAIRPALAQRPDSAMWLALRRATQEDYQRMLRRLGIDSLRAGPSPAEANTDESKVPPYTLPDPLRFADGSLVTTAQQWWEKRRPEILEDFDREVYGRIPPNVPPVQWEVVQVLREKRDTFPVVIKKLKGRVDNTRCPSLQLSLELTLSLPTTAQAPVPVILHFGFAWPPWMQRPAAEKATLTEWQRLILMRGWGFAELIPTSYQPDYGAGLTEGIIGLTSCGQSRKPDDWGALRAWAWGASRAMDYFETDPDVDATRIAIEGLSRYGKAALVAMAYDQRFAIGFIGSSGAGGAKLLRRRFGEQIENLASAAEYHWFAGNFLKYAGPLTPNDLPVDAHMLIALVAPRPIFIGTGSPEVEGHWVDARGMFLAAVHAEAVYRLLGKTGLGTDVMPPVGILLDQGEIAFRMHEDGHTNDPNWPYFLEFASRYFQHKPAR; encoded by the coding sequence ATGCATCGCTGTGCGCTGCTGTTTATCGGGCTGGGGATAGCCATTCGGCCAGCACTTGCGCAGCGGCCGGATTCGGCCATGTGGTTAGCCTTGCGTAGGGCCACGCAAGAAGACTACCAGCGTATGCTGCGACGTTTGGGTATCGACAGCCTACGGGCTGGGCCCTCTCCTGCAGAAGCCAATACCGACGAGTCGAAAGTTCCTCCCTACACCCTACCTGATCCGCTACGATTTGCGGACGGCTCGCTGGTAACCACTGCTCAGCAATGGTGGGAAAAACGGCGCCCAGAAATCCTCGAGGATTTCGATCGAGAAGTTTACGGCCGCATCCCACCCAACGTGCCCCCTGTACAGTGGGAAGTGGTTCAAGTCCTTCGGGAAAAGCGAGATACCTTTCCTGTAGTGATCAAAAAACTTAAAGGCAGGGTCGATAATACACGCTGTCCAAGTCTGCAGCTATCCTTGGAGCTTACGCTCAGTTTGCCGACTACAGCTCAGGCTCCAGTGCCGGTAATCCTTCATTTTGGTTTTGCTTGGCCGCCCTGGATGCAACGCCCTGCAGCTGAAAAGGCCACACTCACCGAGTGGCAACGGTTGATTCTGATGCGCGGATGGGGTTTTGCCGAACTTATCCCAACCAGCTATCAGCCTGACTATGGCGCAGGACTCACGGAAGGCATCATTGGGCTAACCAGCTGCGGCCAATCCCGCAAGCCCGACGACTGGGGCGCACTGCGGGCATGGGCTTGGGGCGCTAGCCGAGCGATGGATTACTTCGAGACCGATCCAGACGTCGACGCCACACGCATAGCCATCGAAGGGCTATCCCGTTACGGAAAAGCCGCCTTGGTGGCTATGGCCTACGACCAACGCTTTGCCATCGGCTTTATCGGATCTTCAGGCGCAGGTGGCGCCAAACTCTTGCGGCGTCGTTTTGGCGAACAGATCGAGAATTTGGCTTCGGCAGCCGAGTATCACTGGTTCGCTGGGAATTTTCTCAAGTATGCTGGGCCCCTAACGCCGAATGACTTGCCTGTCGACGCACATATGCTCATTGCGCTTGTTGCTCCCCGACCGATCTTTATCGGAACGGGTTCGCCAGAAGTAGAAGGGCACTGGGTGGATGCTCGCGGCATGTTTCTGGCCGCTGTCCATGCCGAAGCTGTCTATCGACTGCTGGGCAAAACAGGTCTTGGTACCGACGTCATGCCCCCTGTCGGCATCTTACTGGACCAAGGGGAAATCGCTTTCCGGATGCATGAAGACGGACACACGAATGACCCTAACTGGCCCTATTTCTTAGAATTTGCCAGCCGGTATTTCCAGCATAAGCCTGCACGATAA
- a CDS encoding SGNH/GDSL hydrolase family protein, producing the protein MLRFRTAFFLLGAVALLTACRSHSQPSEAWVGTWATAPQLVEPHNLPPPPGLAGNTLRQVVRVSLGGRRLRVRFSNAYGSSPLVLKAAHLAQSLGGSAIDPATDRALTFNGQTSVSIPAGEHVVSDPIDYPLQPLSNIAITLHFGTVPAEITGHPGSRTTSYLQSGSAVDAREMPEAVTFERWYVIHAIDVVAPGAAAVVTLGNSITDGRGSGTNKQNRWPDELARRLQADPQTRHIAVLNMGIGGNCVLRQCLGPSALERFTRDVLDQPGVRWVIVFEGINDIGGAMGGLEGALAVADSLIAAYRWMIEQAHNRGLRIYGATLLPFEGAFYYTPERELARQRVNAWIRSSNAFDGIIDLDAALRDPEHPSRLHPNWDSGDHLHPNEAGHRRIAETVDLRLFMD; encoded by the coding sequence ATGTTGCGCTTTCGGACCGCTTTCTTTTTGCTAGGCGCAGTGGCCCTGCTGACCGCCTGTCGTAGCCATAGCCAGCCTTCGGAAGCCTGGGTAGGCACCTGGGCCACCGCTCCCCAGCTTGTGGAACCCCATAACTTACCTCCACCGCCAGGATTAGCAGGCAATACGCTGCGGCAGGTTGTGCGCGTTTCCCTAGGTGGCCGTCGACTACGGGTTCGCTTTTCCAACGCGTATGGGAGTTCACCTTTGGTGCTGAAGGCTGCGCATCTGGCCCAATCCTTGGGGGGCAGCGCCATCGATCCAGCTACTGACCGCGCACTCACCTTCAATGGCCAAACTTCGGTGAGCATTCCAGCAGGTGAGCATGTGGTGTCTGATCCGATCGACTATCCGCTTCAGCCGCTATCCAACATCGCCATTACCCTGCACTTCGGCACTGTACCCGCTGAAATCACGGGCCATCCTGGGTCTCGAACAACTTCGTACCTGCAGTCAGGCTCAGCGGTCGATGCGCGGGAAATGCCTGAAGCTGTCACTTTTGAGCGCTGGTACGTGATCCATGCCATCGACGTTGTAGCTCCAGGGGCAGCCGCTGTGGTCACTTTAGGCAATTCGATTACCGACGGGCGCGGCTCAGGCACAAACAAGCAGAATCGCTGGCCTGACGAGCTCGCCCGTCGGCTGCAGGCGGATCCCCAAACGCGCCATATAGCGGTGCTAAACATGGGCATCGGGGGCAATTGCGTCCTACGCCAATGCCTGGGCCCCTCTGCCTTGGAGCGCTTCACACGCGACGTGCTCGATCAGCCTGGAGTGCGTTGGGTAATCGTTTTTGAAGGCATTAACGACATTGGGGGCGCTATGGGAGGGTTGGAAGGAGCCTTAGCTGTAGCCGATTCCTTGATCGCAGCCTACCGGTGGATGATCGAACAGGCCCACAACCGCGGCCTACGCATCTACGGGGCTACGCTCCTGCCTTTTGAGGGCGCTTTTTACTACACGCCAGAACGGGAGCTCGCCCGCCAGCGCGTGAACGCTTGGATCCGTTCCAGTAATGCTTTTGACGGCATCATTGACCTCGACGCAGCACTACGTGACCCAGAGCATCCCTCACGCTTGCATCCCAACTGGGATAGCGGCGACCATCTGCATCCGAACGAAGCAGGCCATCGCCGCATTGCCGAGACAGTAGACCTTCGGCTATTTATGGATTAA
- a CDS encoding ThuA domain-containing protein yields MKLLLLALLLTATPAATLQPDVLASPYPYDFRVLVFSRTLGFRHSSIPTGIQTLQELGQAHHFEVIATEDPAVFRDEVLQNFEVIVFLNTTGDVLDAAQQAAFERFIRSGKGFVGIHAAADTEYDWPFYSGLIGAYFASHPAVQTATVKVIDRTHPSTAMLPARWVRTDEWYNFRSNPYGKVHVLAVLDETSYSGGSMGSVHPIAWCQVYEGGRSWYTAGGHTEAAYQEPLFQAHLLEGIRWAAGQTPGNCGATVERNFAKIVLEDEVDNPMDLEVLPDGRLLFIERGGDVHLHDPTTGRTTLALHLNVFTGNEDGLLGIALDPHFLENNWVYLFYSPATGPARQQVSRFTFDGTLLDATSEVVLLEIPTQREQCCHAAGSMVFDPQGNLYIATGDNTNPFESDGYAPIDGRPGRAAWDARRTAGNPFDLRGKILRIRPQPDGSYTIPEGNLFNGQDGAPEVYVMGVRNPFRIAFDPVSAMLYWGDVGPDAWSDNPRRGPRGYDEWNRTSRAGNFGWPFCIADNQPYLAYDFATGSSGAPFDCAAPVNDSPHIPYGPLLLPPAQPAWIWYPYGPSTTFPEIPDGTGRTALAGPIYRRPAQPGHGALPPFYEGVVFLLEWSRSYLLTAHLDENGNLLAILPFLPSIPWKRPIAMKQGPDGALYVIEWGTSFWGGNQDAQLVKLIYQEGGRAPVVQIQATPTSGPLPLVVHFSSAGTYDPDAEGPLTYAWDFTDDGTIDATTPEATFTYTQAGTYVARLIVTDASGLSSNATVTLIAGNTLPEITIETPVDGGIFDWGQVIPFRVRVTDAEDGTTEDGTIACETILVQPFLGHDDHSHPLEQLSGCEGSFQTVTSHGTEGDNLYYLLQVTYTDRGSEQAGPLTGWAGVKLYPRRVEAEHATEQVGTVRASTSDPLGGRYDLGQIDHGDYIAFSPMNLTGISFVTFHAASASEGGRIEVRAQRLNGPLLGTAYIPPSGSWQTYTDVTIPLAPFDQTTTLYFVFLRNPGNTGLFNLNWIQFHGPGVTRSAVTKQGLRAQYFTSRTLSGPARERLDPQISFNWAAYGPFPDFPTDSFSVRWTGFLEVEQTDTYILIGQKDDGLRVWLNGNLVINRWQEGPQEVRSQPIFLEGGRRYPLTVEYFEAAGHARVRLMWQSASMPAQTIPERLLFTDTTGTTQLENAPSPTEEVTLHSPFPNPFSGAVQLGYTLPHAAEVRLFVYDLLGRRVAVLQEAWQAAGVHHLQWRPEGQASGFYIVWLEAAGKVRRQAVMYLP; encoded by the coding sequence ATGAAGCTGCTACTCTTGGCTTTACTCTTGACAGCTACGCCAGCGGCAACGCTCCAGCCCGATGTGCTAGCCTCTCCTTATCCGTATGACTTTCGCGTGCTGGTTTTTTCGCGAACGTTGGGTTTTCGGCACAGCTCCATACCCACAGGCATCCAGACCCTTCAGGAGCTGGGCCAAGCACATCACTTTGAAGTCATAGCCACCGAAGACCCAGCGGTTTTTCGTGATGAGGTGCTGCAAAACTTTGAAGTGATCGTCTTTCTAAACACCACCGGCGACGTGCTCGATGCTGCGCAGCAGGCAGCCTTTGAACGGTTTATTCGCTCTGGGAAAGGCTTCGTAGGCATTCATGCAGCAGCCGACACAGAATACGACTGGCCCTTCTACAGCGGCCTTATCGGCGCCTACTTTGCTAGCCATCCAGCCGTTCAAACCGCCACCGTAAAGGTTATCGACCGCACACACCCCTCGACAGCCATGCTCCCCGCACGCTGGGTGCGTACCGACGAGTGGTACAACTTCCGTAGTAATCCCTACGGCAAGGTCCATGTGTTGGCCGTACTCGATGAAACCAGCTATAGCGGAGGTAGCATGGGCAGTGTGCATCCGATTGCTTGGTGCCAGGTATATGAAGGCGGGCGCTCTTGGTATACCGCTGGGGGACATACCGAAGCGGCCTACCAAGAGCCTTTGTTTCAGGCCCATCTCCTAGAAGGCATCCGTTGGGCTGCAGGACAGACGCCTGGCAATTGCGGCGCAACCGTGGAGCGCAACTTCGCGAAAATCGTCCTCGAAGACGAAGTAGATAACCCTATGGACCTTGAGGTCCTACCAGACGGGCGCCTGCTTTTCATTGAGCGCGGAGGCGATGTGCACTTGCATGACCCAACCACAGGACGCACAACGCTGGCTTTGCACTTAAACGTGTTTACGGGCAACGAAGATGGTCTGCTGGGCATTGCGCTTGACCCTCACTTTTTGGAAAACAACTGGGTTTATTTGTTCTATTCGCCTGCCACAGGCCCAGCACGCCAACAGGTTTCTCGCTTCACCTTCGACGGCACTTTGCTTGATGCGACCTCTGAAGTGGTACTGCTAGAAATTCCGACCCAACGGGAGCAGTGCTGCCACGCAGCTGGATCTATGGTGTTTGATCCGCAGGGAAACCTTTACATTGCTACCGGAGACAACACCAATCCCTTCGAATCGGACGGTTATGCTCCCATCGACGGGCGCCCGGGGCGCGCCGCCTGGGATGCCCGACGCACCGCAGGTAATCCCTTTGATCTACGCGGCAAAATCTTACGCATTCGTCCCCAGCCTGATGGGTCCTATACCATTCCAGAAGGCAATCTATTTAACGGCCAGGATGGTGCCCCTGAAGTTTACGTGATGGGGGTGCGCAACCCGTTCCGCATTGCCTTTGACCCTGTAAGCGCTATGCTCTACTGGGGCGATGTGGGACCAGACGCTTGGTCGGATAACCCTCGACGCGGGCCACGCGGCTATGATGAGTGGAACAGAACCAGCCGCGCAGGTAACTTCGGCTGGCCGTTTTGCATTGCCGACAACCAGCCGTACCTTGCCTACGATTTTGCCACTGGAAGCTCCGGCGCTCCTTTTGATTGCGCTGCGCCGGTCAACGATTCTCCCCATATACCTTATGGCCCGCTGCTATTGCCGCCTGCACAACCGGCCTGGATTTGGTATCCCTATGGCCCTTCCACAACCTTTCCTGAAATTCCCGACGGTACGGGACGCACGGCTCTGGCCGGACCTATCTACCGACGACCTGCACAGCCAGGACATGGAGCATTGCCTCCCTTTTACGAAGGGGTGGTATTTCTGCTGGAATGGTCTCGTTCTTACCTCTTAACAGCTCACCTCGACGAAAATGGCAACCTGCTGGCTATTTTGCCTTTTTTGCCTAGCATTCCCTGGAAACGCCCCATTGCCATGAAACAAGGTCCTGATGGGGCCCTTTACGTGATCGAGTGGGGAACGAGTTTCTGGGGCGGCAATCAGGATGCTCAGTTGGTCAAGCTGATTTACCAAGAAGGGGGCAGGGCTCCTGTCGTCCAAATCCAGGCAACACCCACTTCAGGTCCGCTACCGCTTGTCGTGCATTTCTCCAGCGCCGGCACCTATGATCCCGATGCAGAGGGTCCGCTAACGTACGCTTGGGACTTCACCGACGACGGCACCATCGACGCAACGACACCCGAAGCCACCTTTACGTATACCCAAGCAGGCACCTACGTTGCGCGGCTCATCGTAACCGATGCCTCTGGTTTAAGCAGCAATGCTACGGTTACCCTGATTGCTGGCAATACCCTACCGGAAATCACCATTGAAACACCTGTAGATGGGGGCATTTTCGACTGGGGCCAAGTTATTCCTTTTCGCGTGCGCGTGACCGATGCGGAAGATGGCACTACAGAAGACGGCACCATTGCCTGTGAAACGATTCTCGTGCAGCCCTTCCTAGGGCACGACGACCACAGCCATCCCCTAGAGCAGCTCTCGGGCTGTGAAGGCAGCTTTCAGACCGTAACCAGCCATGGCACCGAAGGCGACAATCTGTATTACTTGCTCCAAGTCACCTACACGGATCGTGGCAGTGAGCAGGCCGGCCCACTTACAGGATGGGCTGGGGTAAAACTGTACCCACGCCGCGTTGAAGCCGAACACGCTACCGAGCAAGTAGGTACCGTGCGTGCCTCAACCAGCGATCCCTTAGGCGGACGATACGATTTGGGGCAAATCGACCACGGCGACTACATCGCATTTTCGCCTATGAATCTCACAGGCATCTCTTTTGTGACCTTTCACGCGGCCTCAGCCAGTGAGGGCGGGCGCATTGAAGTGCGTGCCCAGCGCCTTAACGGTCCGTTACTTGGGACAGCCTACATCCCCCCAAGCGGCAGCTGGCAGACCTATACCGATGTTACCATCCCACTAGCGCCTTTTGACCAAACGACGACCCTGTACTTTGTTTTTCTCCGTAACCCTGGGAATACCGGACTGTTCAACCTCAACTGGATTCAGTTTCACGGCCCGGGCGTAACCCGTTCTGCTGTAACAAAGCAGGGGCTTAGAGCGCAGTATTTCACATCGCGCACGTTGAGTGGCCCAGCACGGGAGCGCCTTGATCCCCAGATCAGCTTTAACTGGGCCGCATACGGTCCTTTTCCAGACTTTCCGACAGACAGCTTCAGCGTTCGCTGGACGGGCTTTTTGGAGGTTGAACAAACCGACACCTATATCCTTATTGGTCAAAAAGACGATGGCTTACGCGTTTGGCTAAATGGGAATCTGGTCATTAACCGCTGGCAAGAGGGTCCCCAAGAAGTACGCTCGCAGCCCATTTTTCTGGAGGGTGGGCGGCGCTATCCGCTGACGGTCGAGTACTTTGAAGCTGCAGGACACGCCCGCGTGCGCCTCATGTGGCAAAGCGCCTCTATGCCGGCACAAACGATCCCTGAACGCCTCCTCTTTACAGACACTACAGGCACTACACAGCTCGAAAATGCTCCCTCCCCGACAGAAGAAGTAACGCTGCATTCGCCGTTTCCCAACCCATTTTCTGGCGCTGTTCAGCTTGGCTACACGCTGCCGCATGCGGCTGAAGTGCGTCTTTTTGTGTACGACCTTCTGGGCAGACGCGTGGCCGTGCTTCAAGAAGCATGGCAAGCAGCTGGGGTGCATCACCTGCAGTGGCGCCCCGAAGGTCAAGCCTCTGGTTTCTATATTGTTTGGTTAGAAGCTGCTGGCAAGGTCCGACGGCAGGCCGTGATGTATCTCCCTTGA